The following are encoded together in the Mastacembelus armatus chromosome 6, fMasArm1.2, whole genome shotgun sequence genome:
- the hipk3a gene encoding homeodomain-interacting protein kinase 3a isoform X1: protein MASQVLVYPSHLHSVQTSALGTSSSSTSRHKGEAHHSNNTSRAFQHRNLPKTYVIGVNYGIAYPNNIIPSSAGAGSGRRHRGVQPEEREEWALETVGLQTEVRWQQQGEGPAGIQDQVFLCQDRGQQKVRLQSDSAGTPSGGGLDCGLLRRACIRTEEGGSRNKRVQARGGYVNLVDTGATQRCEQKATESGEQLWDNCFGTMQIVEEVSTKPSLPPPVAMLHTSTGNNADTIRVGGGATLPTQHNRVDGVTGMGSGADGTEIRPTGSTETVAGATVTRTASEDGDYQLVQHEVLCSLKNSYEVMEFLGRGTFGQVVKCWKRGTNEVVAVKILKNHPSYARQGQIEVEILARLSSENADDHNVVRALECFQHRSHTCLVFEMLEQNLYDFLKQNKFSPLPLKIIRPILQQVATALKKLKSLGLIHADLKPENIMLVDPSRQPYRVKVIDFGSASHISKAVCSTYLQSRYYRAPEIILGLPFCEAIDMWSLGCVIAELFLGWPLYPGALEYDQIRYISQTQGLPAEQLLNKGTKTSRFFCKESDSPYASWRLKTTEEHEKETGLKSKEARKYIFSCLDDIAHVNLVLSPDNCDMQAEKADRREFVSLLKSMLLIDAEDRTVPSSVLSHPFLTMTHLLDYPHSNHVQSSFRIMDMCHSRPNSAVFDALNQNTIHFSRPPVAPTASSGLPLGFGNIPVHTQAITQSAPSVLHPGIALTTGNGQFGCSDSFPPALLLCPPTMQGNLNQPAGYSVPMVTQAPPIQPLPVRPGVIAQQAWSSRGQQLLVPAAWQQMTPIGPPPSHPPPPPPSSLTNDATAGPQRISDWGKVHPQGSHFSSVIQPLLTNQMSALSAHQPINIGIAHVVWPQPTNKRNRHIHNRNLSHPSNIHISACQTPKMATIVGQVVSGREQPQREVPVVETRKPEVQNTDEEEDDAEEEVSCFKEVVPSGNRQPSQQQRDVAVLMGDTPSPSPSVISIRSELTDGEDEGGCEDAQRCRHLSECKEECVCEACRNTSVSMERVCSLSSPDSSLSTSSFASNSLHSSPSVSPCKRPNSMSEDDGHESGCDTVEGSPTSDTSTSLRGNSPYRYLDNGNHNNHPPLAAMVAPMPSPAAQGRSPRGVRTMVVPPMRVQNNNTHGSEERVQRTESWSRSKGRCSLVGQQSTPSSIPLLPSAPLLTRQQQHPLGFGQVQPYGSSHSNKEWNGNYAPLRPHAYIPPTVHTHTFTHLPHSPTHMSAAPHTHTQGLPTHTLLSYPPSGPLTTTHHPPHILPSRPAPLLQHSYGLSHPQGGAIVHQVTLGISTHPHHPGHPAHHPHRLLPSPTIHPHHQPGYAHHPHQFKPPFPPRPPPPHPYMASPATYTGFPLSPTKLSHHPQFSYI from the exons ATGGCCTCACAAGTCTTGGTCTACCCATCACACCTGCACTCAGTTCAAACAAGTGCCTTaggaaccagcagcagcagtaccaGCAGACACAAAGGTGAAGCTCACCACAGTAATAACACCAGCAGGGCCTTTCAGCACCGAAATCTGCCCAAGACCTACGTGATTGGAGTCAATTACGGTATTGCCTATCCCAACAACATTATCCCGTCCTCAGCCGGTGCTGGTTCAGGAAGACGGCACAGGGGAGTACAGCCTGAAGAAAGGGAGGAGTGGGCATTGGAGACGGTGGGGTTACAGACAGAGGTGAGGTGGCAGCAACAAGGAGAAGGTCCAGCTGGGATCCAGGATCAGGTGTTTCTTTGCCAAGACAGAGGCCAACAGAAAGTAAGGCTTCAGAGTGACAGTGCTGGAACGCCATCAGGAGGAGGCTTGGACTGTGGGCTACTGAGGAGGGCCTGTATCAGaacagaggagggaggaagcAGAAACAAAAGGGTACAAGCAAGAGGGGGGTACGTCAACCTTGTAGACACAGGTGCCACTCAGAGATGTGAACAGAAGGCAACTGAAAGTGGAGAACAACTGTGGGACAACTGCTTTGGAACCATGCAGATAGTGGAGGAGGTGTCTACAAAACCTTCACTTCCTCCCCCTGTGGCCATGTTGCACACTAGCACTGGGAACAATGCAGACACTATCAGAGTAGGGGGTGGAGCGACCCTGCCTACTCAACACAACAGGGTTGATGGAGTAACGGGCATGGGAAGCGGGGCGGATGGGACTGAAATCAGGCCTACTGGAAGTACTGAGACAGTGGCAGGAGCTACCGTTACTAGGACTGCATCAGAAGATGGGGACTATCAGTTAGTTCAGCACGAGGTTCTCTGTTCCTTGAAGAACAGCTACGAGGTCATGGAGTTTTTGGGTCGTGGTACCTTCGGTCAGGTGGTGAAATGCTGGAAGAGGGGAACAAATGAAGTGGTGGCTGTCAAAATACTGAAGAACCACCCATCCTATGCACGTCAGGGACAGATTGAG GTGGAGATCCTGGCCCGGCTAAGCAGCGAGAATGCAGATGATCACAATGTAGTGCGTGCTCTAGAGTGCTTTCAGCACCGCAGCCACACTTGTCTGGTGTTTGAAATGCTGGAGCAAAACCTCTATGACTTCCTTAAACAAAACAAGTTCAGCCCACTGCCACTCAAAATCATCAGGCCTATTTTGCAGCAG GTGGCAACAGCCTTAAAGAAGCTGAAGTCTCTGGGCTTGATCCATGCTGACCTGAAGCCAGAAAACATCATGCTGGTGGACCCATCCAGGCAGCCCTACAGAGTCAAGGTCATTGACTTTGGCTCAGCAAGCCATATCTCCAAGGCTGTCTGCTCCACTTACCTGCAGTCCAGATACTACAG GGCTCCAGAGATTATTTTGGGCCTGCCATTTTGCGAGGCCATAGACATGTGGTCACTGGGCTGTGTGATAGCGGAGCTCTTCTTGGGCTGGCCCCTCTATCCTGGAGCACTGGAGTACGACCAG ATCCGGTACATCTCTCAGACTCAAGGCCTGCCTGCCGAGCAGCTGCTCAACAAGGGGACCAAGACTTCTCGTTTCTTCTGCAAAGAGTCAGACTCTCCCTATGCTTCCTGGAGACTAAAA ACAACGGAAGAGCATGAGAAAGAGACGGGACTTAAATCTAAAGAGGCCCGAAAGTACATCTTCAGTTGTTTGGATGACATAGCACAC GTGAACCTGGTGCTAAGTCCAGATAACTGTGACATGCAAGCAGAGAAGGCAGACAGAAGGGagtttgtgtctctgctgaaGAGCATGCTGCTCATTGATGCTGAAGATAGGACTGTTCCCTCCAGCGTCCTCAGTCACCCCTTCCTTACGATGACTCATCTGCTGGACTACCCACACAGTAACCA TGTGCAGTCGTCTTTCCGCATCATGGATATGTGCCACAGCCGGCCCAACAGTGCCGTTTTTGACGCTCTCAACCAGAACACCATTCATTTCTCAAGACCTCCTGTAGCCCCCACTGCCTCCTCTGGTCTCCCATTGGGCTTTGGCAACATACCAGTCCATACTCAG GCTATAACCCAGTCAGCTCCCTCAGTGTTGCATCCTGGGATAGCTCTAACAACTGGGAATGGTCAGTTTGGATGCAGTGACTCATTTCCACCTGCCCTTCTTCTTTGTCCTCCCACCATGCAAG GTAACCTTAATCAACCAGCAGGGTATTCTGTTCCCATGGTAACTCAGGCCCCTCCCATACAGCCCCTACCAGTAAGGCCTGGTGTAATAGCTCAG CAGGCATGGTCGAGCCGGGGCCAGCAGCTCCTTGTCCCAGCAGCCTGGCAGCAGATGACTCCAATTGGTCCTCCCCCCTCTCATCCTCCTCCGCCACCCCCGTCCTCCCTAACCAACGATGCCACAGCTGGTCCACAGAGGATCAGTGACTGGGG GAAAGTGCATCCCCAGGGCAGCCACTTCAGTTCAGTTATTCAGCCTCTCTTGACTAATCAGATGTCAGCCCTCTCTGCACATCAGCCAATCAACATTGGTATAGCTCATGTTGTGTGGCCCCAACCAACCAATAAACGGAACAGACATATTCACAACAG AAACTTGTCCCACCCCAGCAACATCCACATATCAGCTTGTCAGACTCCCAAGATGGCAACTATTGTTGGACAAGTAGTATCAGGAAGGGAGCAACCTCAGAGGGAAGTGCCTGTTGTGGAAACCAGGAAACCAGAAGTTCAAAACACagatgaggaagaagatgatgcagaggaggaagtgagCTGTTTCAAAGAGGTGGTACCAAGTGGTAACAGACAGCCCAGTCAACAACAACGTGACGTGGCAGTTCTGATGGGTGACACACCAAGCCCTTCTCCAAGCGTCATCAGCATCCGCAGTGAACTGACTGACGGCGAGGACGAAGGGGGATGTGAAGACGCTCAAAGGTGCCGCCATCTGAGCGA gtgcaaagaggagtgtgtgtgtgaggcgtGCAGAAACACCAGTGTGTCTATGGAGAGAGTGTGTTCACTAAGCAGCCCTGACAGCAGCCTTAGCACCAGCTCTTTTGCATCAAACTCTCTGCACTCCAGCCCCTCTGTCTCACCATGCAAGAGACCCAACAG CATGTCTGAGGATGACGGCCATGAGAGTGGTTGTGACACAGTGGAAGGCTCTCCCACCTCTGACACATCAACCTCCCTGCGTGGCAACAGCCCCTATCGTTACCTTGACAATGGTAACCACAATAACCACCCACCTTTGGCTGCCATGGTAGCACCAATGCCTTCCCCTGCAGCGCAGGGCAGGAGTCCTCGTGGTGTCAGAACAATGGTGGTTCCACCAATGAGAGTACAGAACAACAACACTCATGGGTCAGAGGAGCGCGTCCAAAGAACAG AGTCTTGGTCCCGCTCCAAAGGACGCTGCAGTCTCGTAGGACAACAGAGTACCCCCtcctccatccccctcctcccATCTGCCCCCCTCCTGACCCGCCAGCAGCAGCACCCTCTGGGCTTTGGGCag GTGCAGCCATACGGTTCAAGTCACAGCAACAAAGAGTGGAACGGCAACTATGCGCCTCTACGACCACACGCCTACATCCCCCCTACTGTCCACACGCACACTTTCACACACCTACCGCACAGCCCCACACACATGTCAGCTgccccgcacacacacacccagggctTGCCCACACACACCCTGCTATCTTACCCTCCCAGCGGTCCCCTTACAACCACCCACCACCCACCCCACATTTTGCCCTCTCGGCCAGCTCCTCTCCTCCAGCACAGCTACGGTCTCTCTCACCCCCAAGGTGGCGCTATAGTTCACCAGGTTACCCTGGGCATCAGcacccacccccaccacccTGGACACCCTGCTCACCACCCACACAGGCTCCTCCCCTCCCCAACCATCCATCCACACCACCAGCCTGGTTACGCCCACCACCCCCATCAGTTCAAGCCTCCCTTCCCACCTCGaccacctcctcctcaccccTATATGGCCTCTCCAGCTACCTACACAGGCTTTCCACTGAGCCCCACCAAGCTCAGCCACCACCCCCAGTTCTCTTATATTTGA